The following coding sequences are from one Methanofollis sp. window:
- a CDS encoding D-aminoacyl-tRNA deacylase produces MHIAFLHSSLDPAGRNLARRMGELLAERDDWPLCRAASLSFHESGGRLIYAEGADRDLGADILVFLSRHSSSHPTPALTVHVTGNYGNPAFGGDARTLAPAAPAMMHAVLRGLARHAPPGYRASYEATHHGPTTLGIPSLFVEIGSTETEWNDPAAADAAVRAVLEAVPGDAIPLVGFGGTHYAVRQTEIALSSKGAFGHIAPSREVACLDRDLVAAMIRQTGAVAAYLDRKALAKTDADRLQEILVDLGLPVLSEGEITGIGDLSWETYTAVRAAAEGISPGCRLHTGTLAGTGDPVVATIPAALVSEADKADPKAFREALDLLPAASVAGEHGEILPTFITFANQREEIIHYLISLCIKIIDDRWSTAAEGDDLVIMKARFDPGKARQLGVPKGPLFGRLSSGQPVEVGGRTITPTMVGSCSETRIHIPGLERYIDEVHS; encoded by the coding sequence ATGCATATTGCCTTCCTTCACTCGTCCCTCGACCCCGCGGGACGAAACCTTGCCCGCCGGATGGGGGAACTCCTTGCAGAACGGGACGACTGGCCTCTCTGCCGGGCGGCGTCCCTCTCCTTCCACGAGAGCGGAGGGCGTCTCATCTATGCCGAAGGGGCCGACAGGGACCTCGGCGCAGACATCCTTGTCTTCCTTTCCCGGCACTCAAGTTCGCACCCGACGCCGGCCCTCACCGTCCATGTCACCGGCAACTATGGGAACCCGGCCTTCGGCGGAGACGCCCGGACCCTCGCCCCCGCGGCCCCGGCCATGATGCACGCCGTCCTCCGCGGCCTTGCCCGCCATGCCCCGCCCGGCTACCGCGCCAGCTATGAGGCGACCCACCACGGCCCGACGACCCTTGGCATCCCCTCCCTCTTCGTCGAGATCGGGAGCACCGAGACCGAGTGGAACGACCCTGCCGCGGCCGACGCCGCCGTCCGCGCCGTCCTGGAGGCCGTGCCCGGCGACGCGATCCCCCTGGTCGGCTTCGGCGGCACCCATTATGCCGTCCGCCAGACCGAGATCGCGCTCTCCTCGAAGGGGGCCTTCGGCCACATCGCTCCCTCCCGCGAGGTCGCCTGCCTCGACCGCGACCTCGTCGCCGCGATGATCCGGCAGACCGGGGCGGTCGCCGCCTACCTTGACAGAAAAGCGCTTGCAAAAACCGACGCCGACCGTCTCCAGGAGATCCTCGTCGACCTCGGCCTGCCCGTCCTTTCGGAAGGCGAGATCACCGGTATCGGGGACCTCTCCTGGGAGACATACACGGCCGTTCGCGCGGCGGCAGAAGGGATCTCTCCGGGCTGCCGTCTTCATACCGGCACCCTTGCAGGGACGGGCGATCCCGTCGTGGCCACGATACCCGCAGCTCTCGTTTCAGAGGCGGATAAAGCCGACCCGAAGGCATTCAGGGAGGCATTAGATCTCCTTCCCGCGGCATCGGTCGCAGGGGAGCACGGGGAGATCCTCCCGACATTCATCACCTTCGCGAATCAAAGAGAAGAAATAATACATTATTTAATATCCCTGTGTATTAAAATCATAGATGATCGGTGGAGCACTGCAGCTGAAGGGGACGACCTCGTCATCATGAAGGCGAGATTCGACCCCGGTAAGGCCCGGCAGCTCGGGGTTCCGAAAGGCCCGCTCTTCGGACGTCTTTCGAGCGGTCAGCCCGTCGAGGTCGGAGGGCGGACGATCACCCCGACCATGGTCGGTTCCTGCAGTGAAACACGCATCCACATCCCGGGGTTGGAGAGGTATATCGATGAAGTCCATAGTTGA